Proteins found in one Leucoraja erinacea ecotype New England chromosome 34, Leri_hhj_1, whole genome shotgun sequence genomic segment:
- the LOC129712876 gene encoding stromal cell-derived factor 1-like, giving the protein MNVKCCMLIALVLAIICIDWTQGKPSSIINRCKCRGGTMRLHPNHIQKLIVLPIPNCPMQIIATLKNNGGQVCIHPKTRWLRNRKRYLKSLM; this is encoded by the exons ATGAATGTGAAATGCTGCATGCTGATCGCCCTTGTGCTTGCGATAATCTGCATCGACTGGACCCAAG GAAAGCCGTCCTCGATAATAAACAGATGTAAGTGTCGTGGGGGAACAATGCGCCTTCACCCGAACCACATCCAGAAGCTGATTGTGCTTCCCATCCCAAACTGCCCCATGCAGATCAT AGCCACTCTGAAGAACAACGGTGGCCAGGTCTGCATTCACCCGAAGACAAGATGGCTTCGCAACAGAAAAAGATACCT